A stretch of the Aegilops tauschii subsp. strangulata cultivar AL8/78 chromosome 4, Aet v6.0, whole genome shotgun sequence genome encodes the following:
- the LOC120961793 gene encoding scarecrow-like protein 14, with protein sequence MAATPEEFLGQQGFLARLEPPSPSLFLGLPPTPRGEEDGDSSFDDMALPYISRLLEEDMEDHFFYLYPNHPALLRAQLPFAQILVDVADSASGSTSALSPSSSTSTFDATASTTPSATSPYDAAIQISRPPYAQVLGLASGSPDTQSSALLSCDEEAQNPSSDFVIGNYLLPGDQDMLNLAFLKGMEEASKFLPPNSSLPAMKVDQVVGGALAGAGLKKKRDTLDPDMGRASKLMMPEQEEDGARELFDEMMFQEHEICMKGVQQLRIPVDSEPGKNRRKKGRPRRDSSDSEMVDLHTLLLNCAQALSTDNRRTASELLKRIRQHSTPKGDAAQRLAHYFAEALDARLAGRGSELYQSLMARRTSVADFLKANQLYMAACCCKKVAFIFANKTICNAVVGKSRLHIVDYGLSQGLQWPGLLRMLAAREGGPPEVKITGIDLPQPGFHGAYHIEETGRRLSNFARVFGVPFKFHGIAAKRETVQPEDLNIDRDEVLVVISLCHFRLLMDENLGFDTPSPRDQVLNNIRKMRPDVFIHGIMNGSYGATYFLTRFREALFNYSAQFDLLDATVPRDNEGRLLLERDIFGRSALNVIACEGADRVERPETYKQWQLRNHRAGLRQLPLNPDVVRLVLDKVKDNYHKDFVVDEDQRWLLHRWKGRVLYALSTWVADNAT encoded by the coding sequence ATGGCCGCCACGCCGGAGGAGTTCCTGGGGCAGCAGGGTTTCCTTGCGCGGCTGGAGCCGCCCTCGCCGTCCCTGTTCCTCGGCCTGCCGCCGACGCCCCGCGGCGAGGAGGACGGGGACTCCTCGTTTGACGACATGGCACTGCCCTACATCTCGCGCCtgctggaggaggacatggaggACCACTTCTTCTACCTGTACCCCAACCACCCCGCGCTCCTCCGGGCGCAGCTGCCCTTTGCGCAGATCCTCGTCGACGTCGCCGACAGCGCCAGCGGCTCCACCTCCGCGCtctcgccgtcctcctccacctccaccttCGACGCCACTGCCTCCACAACCCCCAGCGCTACATCGCCCTACGACGCAGCGATCCAGATCTCACGCCCGCCCTACGCCCAAGTACTGGGCCTTGCCTCAGGTTCACCGGACACCCAGAGCTCGGCGCTCCTCAGCTGCGACGAGGAAGCCCAAAACCCTAGCTCTGACTTCGTCATTGGGAATTATTTGTTGCCCGGCGACCAGGACATGCTCAACTTGGCCTTCCTCAAAGGCATGGAGGAGGCGAGCAAGTTCTTGCCGCCCAACAGCAGCCTCCCGGCCATGAAGGTGGATCAAGTGGTGGGCGGAGCGCTCGCTGGAGCCGGCCTCAAGAAAAAGAGGGACACTCTAGATCCAGACATGGGCAGGGCCAGCAAATTGATGATGCCGGAGCAGGAAGAGGATGGCGCACGAGagctgttcgacgaaatgatgTTCCAGGAACACGAGATATGCATGAAGGGGGTTCAGCAGCTTCGCATCCCCGTGGACAGCGAACCCGGGAAGAACAGACGGAAGAAGGGACGGCCAAGACGGGACTCGAGTGACAGTGAGATGGTGGACCTGCACACGCTGCTGCTGAACTGCGCCCAGGCGCTGTCCACAGATAACCGCCGGACCGCAAGTGAGCTGCTGAAAAGAATCAGGCAGCATTCGACCCCAAAGGGTGATGCGGCGCAAAGACTGGCGCATTATTTTGCCGAGGCGCTGGATGCACGGCTGGCGGGTAGGGGGAGCGAGCTGTACCAGTCGCTCATGGCAAGGCGTACCTCGGTTGCAGACTTTCTCAAGGCCAACCAGCTTTACATGGCAGCTTGCTGCTGCAAAAAGGTGGCGTTCATCTTTGCCAACAAGACCATCTGCAATGCTGTGGTAGGGAAGAGCCGATTGCACATTGTGGACTATGGTCTGAGTCAAGGACTGCAGTGGCCGGGCCTGTTACGTATGCTTGCAGCTAGAGAAGGTGGACCACCAGAGGTGAAGATCACCGGCATTGACCTCCCTCAACCTGGGTTCCATGGAGCCTACCATATTGAGGAGACAGGGCGCAGGCTCAGCAACTTCGCCCGCGTGTTCGGTGTGCCGTTTAAGTTCCATGGTATTGCAGCAAAGCGGGAGACAGTCCAGCCAGAGGACCTGAACATCGACCGTGATGAGGTGCTTGTGGTGATTAGTCTTTGCCATTTCAGGCTTTTGATGGACGAAAACCTCGGCTTTGATACTCCGAGCCCCAGGGATCAGGTCCTCAACAACATCAGGAAGATGCGCCCAGACGTGTTCATCCATGGCATTATGAATGGCTCGTATGGTGCTACATACTTCCTGACACGGTTCAGGGAGGCACTGTTCAATTACTCGGCCCAATTTGACCTGCTGGATGCGACAGTCCCCCGGGATAATGAAGGGCGTCTGCTGCTTGAGCGCGACATCTTCGGGCGGTCTGCCCTGAATGTCATTGCATGTGAGGGCGCAGACCGGGTGGAGCGCCCTGAGACATACAAGCAGTGGCAGCTCCGGAACCACCGGGCAGGGCTGAGGCAGCTGCCATTGAATCCAGATGTTGTTAGGCTTGTGCTGGACAAGGTTAAGGACAACTACCACAAGGACTTCGTCGTTGATGAGGATCAGCGGTGGTTGCTGCACAGGTGGAAGGGGCGTGTGCTCTATGCCCTGTCAACATGGGTTGCCGACAATGCAACCTAG
- the LOC109757791 gene encoding scarecrow-like protein 34 gives MAATPDEFLRAGDAEPFSPSLFLDLPPTPSPPRAPASDDLDFISRMLMEEDIDDKFFYQYPDHPAILSAQHHFAQIISDSNTDDSANTAVASSTFSSDSATARSASSCSDSATNTGKSTSSSHSATNTAHSTSCSSSPGALGPANPTWPYERIDLSQPLHSPPYIGLGFPVDGANNLLFSGVGTPTSGYFGHTPALSRGNNDHFVAPAGQNGRSTGIQSFATFANSSAAKDAKTLSNNGTEKAAKPATQPACRGGPGTPASAFFNGQTDGDVDMLNMAFRKGMEEANKFLPTNNTLDAISNRPVPRDFTGDQLKKEEVDRLRMLMFSNGRGRKNRHGVEDLEAEAGRRCKLMMPEQEETGVGEMVEEIMLHGHDIIMKGIEDLHIAMGTEAEKNHRKGTGKAARGRRGASEVDLRTMLIHCAQAVATGDHRGSNELLRQIKQHSSPKGDATQRLAYCFAEGLEARLAGTGSHVYRSLVAKSTSVGEFLRAYKLYMAASSFKKVNFIFVGKIIMDAMVGKSRLHIVDYNVEYGFQWPGLLQMLAEREGGPPEVRITGIDVPQPGFRPAFQIEETGRRLSKCAQEFGVPFKYHGIPAKLETVHAEDLKIDPYEVLIVTSQYGFSNLMDESVIMDRQDIPSPRDMVLTNIRKMRPDVFIDCVVNGTYSAPFFVTRFREALFTYSAQFDMLDATIPRDNDDRLLIERDIFGPCALNVIACEGADRVDRPETYKQWQVRGHRAGLRQVPLSPAVVKLVKDKVKSLYHKDFLIDVDNRWLLQGWKGRVLYAMSTWVAGDHDNSKF, from the coding sequence ATGGCCGCCACGCCGGACGAGTTCCTGCGGGCGGGGGACGCGGAGCCCTTCTCCCCGTCGCTCTTCCTCGacctgccgccaacgccgtcgCCCCCGCGCGCCCCCGCCTCAGACGACCTCGACTTCATCTCGCGCATGCTCATGGAAGAGGACATCGACGACAAGTTCTTCTACCAATACCCCGACCACCCCGCCATCCTCTCCGCGCAGCACCACTTCGCCCAGATAATCTCCGACTCCAACACCGACGACTCCGCCAACACCGCCGTCGCCAGCTCCACCTTCTCCTCCGACTCTGCCACCGCCAGATCGGCCTCCTCCTGCTCCGACTCTGCCACAAACACCGGCAAATCGACCTCCTCCTCCCACTCCGCCACCAACACCGCCCACTCCACCTCCTGTTCCTCCTCACCCGGCGCCTTGGGCCCCGCCAATCCCACCTGGCCTTACGAGCGAATCGATCTCTCCCAGCCCCTCCACTCCCCCCCATACATCGGCCTGGGCTTCCCCGTCGACGGTGCCAACAACCTCCTCTTTTCCGGCGTCGGCACGCCCACCTCGGGATATTTCGGGCACACTCCGGCGCTCTCCAGGGGCAACAACGACCATTTCGTCGCCCCCGCTGGCCAGAACGGCCGCAGCACGGGCATTCAGAGCTTTGCGACCTTCGCGAATAGTAGCGCCGCCAAGGACGCCAAGACCTTGTCGAACAATGGCACGGAGAAGGCGGCCAAGCCGGCTACTCAGCCGGCTTGCCGAGGTGGCCCAGGCACCCCGGCTTCGGCCTTCTTCAATGGCCAGACTGACGGTGACGTGGACATGCTCAACATGGCGTTTCGCAAGGGCATGGAGGAGGCCAACAAGTTCTTGCCCACCAACAACACCCTCGACGCCATTTCCAACAGGCCGGTACCGCGCGACTTCACCGGTGACCAATTGAAGAAGGAGGAGGTGGATAGACTCAGAATGTTGATGTTCAGTAATGGCCGGGGGCGCAAGAACAGGCATGGCGTGGAAGACTTGGAGGCGGAGGCTGGCAGGAGATGCAAGCTGATGATGCCGGAACAGGAGGAAACTGGGGTAGGCGAGATGGTCGAGGAAATAATGCTTCACGGCCACGACATCATCATGAAGGGGATAGAGGATCTGCACATAGCAATGGGCACCGAGGCCGAGAAGAACCACAGGAAGGGCACCGGCAAGGCAGCGCGGGGGAGGCGGGGTGCAAGCGAGGTCGACCTCCGCACCATGCTCATCCACTGTGCGCAGGCGGTGGCCACGGGCGATCACCGGGGATCGAACGAGCTACTCAGGCAGATTAAGCAACACTCATCGCCTAAGGGGGATGCCACACAGAGGCTGGCGTATTGTTTCGCCGAGGGACTGGAAGCGCGCCTTGCAGGCACGGGCAGCCATGTGTATCGGTCGCTTGTGGCGAAGAGCACCTCGGTCGGAGAGTTCCTCAGGGCCTACAAGCTCTACATGGCAGCCAGCAGTTTCAAGAAGGTGAATTTTATTTTTGTTGGCAAGATCATCATGGATGCCATGGTCGGGAAGAGCCGCTTGCACATCGTGGATTACAATGTGGAATATGGATTCCAGTGGCCAGGTTTGCTACAGATGCTAGCGGAAAGGGAAGGCGGGCCACCGGAGGTGAGGATCACTGGCATTGACGTCCCTCAGCCTGGGTTCCGCCCAGCCTTCCAGATTGAGGAGACAGGCCGTCGGCTCAGCAAATGTGCCCAAGAGTTTGGCGTGCCATTCAAGTACCATGGTATACCCGCAAAGTTGGAGACAGTCCATGCGGAGGACCTAAAAATCGACCCATATGAGGTGCTCATCGTCACCAGCCAGTATGGTTTCAGCAACTTGATGGATGAAAGTGTTATCATGGACAGGCAGGACATCCCGAGCCCTAGAGACATGGTCCTTACCAACATTCGCAAGATGCGGCCTGATGTGTTCATTGACTGCGTTGTGAATGGAACCTATAGCGCGCCTTTCTTCGTGACACGATTCCGGGAGGCGCTCTTCACCTATTCGGCGCAATTCGACATGCTGGATGCGACCATCCCCCGTGACAATGATGACCGGCTGCTCATCGAGCGGGATATCTTCGGCCCGTGTGCCCTGAATGTCATTGCCTGCGAGGGTGCAGATCGGGTGGATCGGCCCGAGACTTATAAGCAATGGCAGGTGCGGGGCCACCGGGCTGGGCTGAGGCAGGTGCCATTGAGTCCGGCTGTTGTTAAGCTTGTGAAGGATAAGGTTAAGAGCCTCTACCACAAGGACTTTCTCATCGACGTGGATAACCGTTGGTTGCTGCAGGGGTGGAAAGGGCGGGTACTCTATGCCATGTCGACATGGGTAGCTGGTGACCATGATAACTCCAAATTTTAG
- the LOC109757754 gene encoding scarecrow-like protein 34: MLPSHPILLKKKKCSGVMSNAALIATLLQWQVPTRSAMAATPEEFLGQQGFLARLEPPSPSLFLDLPPTPRDDDGHSSFDDMVLPYISRLLMEEGTEDHLFYLYPNHPAVLRAQQPFAQILVDVADSASASGSTSSPSPSSSSDATASTTPSTATASASASPDDAPVQISRPPYTDVNGHASASPDNHSSGLLNGDEMAKRPSSDFFSHLLPGDQDMLNLAFRKGMEEASKFLPPDISLPPINEGTVVGGGNAVSLKKKRAALPLEPDVGRPSKLMMPEQEERKMFDEMMFQEHEICMKGTHNLIAAADGEPGKNSRKKDRSRKAVDDREMVDLHTLLLNCAQALSTDNRQSAIELLKRIRQHSSPKGDAGQRLAHYFANGLEARLAGRGSELYQSLLLSRISVADFLKANQLYMAACCCKKVAYIFADKTICNAVAGKRRLHIVDYGLNQGLQWPGLLRMLAAREGGPPEVRITGIDLPQPGFHGAYHIEETGRRLSNFARVFGVPFKFRGIPAKRETVRPEDLNIDRDEVLVVISLCQFRHLMDESLGFDGPSPRDQVLNNIRKMRPDVFIHGIMNGSYGATSFLTRFREALFHYSAQFDLLDTTVPRDNEGRLLLERDIFGRSCLNVLACEGADRVERPETYKQWQLRNHRAGLRQLPLNPEVVKLVLDKVKDNYHRNFVVDADQRWLLHRWKGRVLYAWSSWIAADAT, translated from the coding sequence ATGCTTCCATCCCATCCTATCCTTTTAAAGAAGAAGAAATGCAGCGGAGTAATGTCCAACGCAGCCTTGATAGCTACTCTACTCCAGTGGCAAGTACCAACCAGAAGCGCAATGGCCGCCACGCCGGAGGAGTTCCTGGGGCAGCAGGGTTTCCTTGCGCGCCTCGAGCCGCCCTCCCCGTCCCTCTTCCTCGACCTGCCGCCGACGCCCCGCGACGACGACGGCCACTCCTCCTTCGACGACATGGTGCTCCCCTACATCTCGCGCCTGCTCATGGAGGAGGGCACGGAAGACCACCTCTTCTACCTCTACCCCAACCACCCCGCCGTCCTTCGCGCGCAGCAGCCCTTCGCGCAGATCCTCGTCGACGTCGCCGACAGCGCCAGCGCCAGCGGCTCCACCTCCTCGCCCTCGCCCTCCTCCTCTTCCGACGCCACTGCCTCCACCACCCCCAGCACCGCAACTGCATCGGCATCGGCATCGCCCGACGACGCACCAGTCCAGATCTCACGGCCGCCCTACACCGACGTCAACGGCCATGCCTCCGCCTCCCCGGACAATCACAGCTCGGGGCTCCTCAACGGCGACGAGATGGCCAAAAGGCCGAGCTCTGACTTCTTCAGTCACTTGTTGCCCGGCGACCAGGACATGCTCAACCTGGCCTTCCGCAAAGGCATGGAGGAGGCTAGCAAGTTCTTGCCGCCCGACATCAGCCTGCCGCCAATCAACGAGGGGACAGTGGTGGGAGGCGGGAATGCTGTCAGCCTCAAGAAAAAGAGGGCCGCACTGCCACTGGAGCCGGATGTGGGCAGGCCCAGCAAATTGATGATGCCGGAGCAGGAGGAACGCAAGATGTTTGACGAAATGATGTTCCAGGAACACGAGATATGCATGAAGGGGACTCACAACCTGATCGCCGCAGCGGACGGCGAGCCCGGGAAGAACAGCCGGAAGAAGGACCGGTCGAGAAAGGCCGTCGATGATAGGGAGATGGTGGACCTGCACACGCTGCTGCTCAACTGCGCTCAGGCGCTGTCCACGGACAACCGCCAGAGCGCCATTGAGCTGCTGAAGCGAATCAGGCAGCATTCGTCCCCGAAGGGGGACGCAGGGCAAAGGCTGGCGCATTATTTCGCCAATGGGCTGGAGGCACGGCTGGCGGGTAGGGGGAGCGAGCTGTACCAGTCACTCCTCCTAAGTCGCATCTCGGTCGCCGACTTCCTCAAGGCCAACCAGCTTTACATGGCGGCTTGCTGCTGCAAGAAGGTGGCCTACATCTTCGCCGACAAGACCATCTGCAATGCTGTGGCCGGTAAGAGACGGTTGCACATTGTGGACTATGGTCTGAATCAAGGACTCCAGTGGCCGGGTTTGCTACGCATGCTCGCGGCTAGAGAAGGTGGGCCGCCGGAGGTGAGGATCACCGGCATTGACCTCCCTCAACCTGGGTTCCACGGAGCCTACCACATCGAGGAGACGGGGCGCAGACTCAGCAACTTCGCCCGCGTGTTCGGCGTGCCGTTTAAGTTCCGTGGTATCCCAGCAAAGCGGGAGACTGTCCGGCCGGAGGACCTGAACATCGACCGGGACGAGGTGCTTGTGGTGATCAGTCTTTGCCAATTCAGGCACCTGATGGACGAAAGCCTCGGCTTTGATGGTCCAAGCCCAAGGGATCAGGTCCTCAACAACATCAGGAAGATGCGTCCAGATGTGTTCATCCATGGCATTATGAATGGCTCATACGGCGCTACATCCTTCCTGACACGGTTCCGGGAGGCGCTGTTCCATTACTCGGCCCAGTTCGACCTGCTGGACACAACCGTCCCCCGGGACAACGAAGGGCGTCTGCTGCTCGAGCGCGACATCTTCGGGCGGTCTTGCCTGAATGTGCTCGCATGTGAAGGCGCCGACCGGGTGGAGCGCCCTGAGACGTACAAGCAGTGGCAGCTCCGGAACCACCGGGCTGGGCTGAGGCAGCTGCCGTTGAACCCAGAGGTTGTTAAGCTTGTGCTGGACAAGGTCAAGGACAACTACCACAGGAACTTTGTTGTTGATGCGGATCAGCGGTGGTTGCTACACAGGTGGAAGGGGCGTGTGCTCTACGCTTGGTCATCATGGATTGCAGCTGATGCCACATAG